catatgcatataaatcccatatcatgcataggtatatatgtacataacatcatcaagcctctgagggtatcccatcatatcatctcggcctctgtgggcaaaatcacCAACATATACAAACTGATcatgtggtggtgcgtatataacaccgtaagcttttcccatatcccatatacatataatatacgtgtatataacaccatctggtcataggtaaatgtacatatataaatgaatgcaatgcataatgaagtaagtcaataagttctctcagaatgtcataagatcaatatacctttggataaactttatcaactacgtatttttctgagacccatgaatagaagatataataataagacgcatggggaatcaacaacataggtattcctagtgcttctatgaatataggtatttatgaaagttgtgtgtttgcctGCTTCGTTTGTATcgcatggatcatgccaaaaggaaagaagggatagcctcaACATACCTTTATTGCTTGGATAGCGATAGCTCACGAGTTCCCGTACGCTCTATGAATGATAATCTACATTGTATAAATGATTTGGATCACAATCGAATCAATAAACCAAGAATTGGATTCACTACGACATTTTATCGAACACTTAGGGTGCATAAGTTTCATCTCATCCTACAATGGCAATTCAACACTACTAGATCTTCTCCTCTACTCACAATACAACCACCATCACAAACAACTATACTTCGCAATTTTCAGCCATAGGATACCTTAAGAAATCACTCAAAACCATTCAACAACTACAACACTTCATCAATAACCAAACTAtgatccaaatgacctcaaatacaTGGAGAAGCATATGATATTACCTTGAACAGAAGGATAACaacacatatatatatttataactaTATTTTCAACCCTTTAACACAACCAAATCCTCCTCAAATACACTACAAGAACCTTTATTTCTACATCAATAAGAAATTAAAGCGGATTTCTCTAAGTTCAAGATAAACTTATCTACAAGGATTGTTGAATTCTTACCTTAATTATTTGAAGAAAGGGGATAAGATGAACTGGAGATAAGCCTTCCCAACACCTTTACACACAAATCTTCCAAACCAAGAAGAAAATTGCAATACAATTTCCTTAGAGATAGATGTCTGTAAGGTGCAATTGTAAAGGTCTTCTAGTTGATTGAGATGGGGTTTATATGAATTGAAGGGTTTATATGAATTGAATAATGTGCTATGGTTAATAAATTTGCTTCCTCAATTCAAGTAAAAGAACTCTTCATACTGTAAGAAAGAACTAACTTTCATTGCTGCCTTTATTCTCactaagaaactaatttaattcAAGTAGTATATTAAGACAATTATAACCCCTTGGACCGTGGGGTCCACTTcccctatataaaaaaatatgaatTGTCCACTCCCTATATAAAACCACTAGAATCGTTTTGAGACTTTATCTTTTTATACATCGTGCTCTTTTTTTGCATACTTAGATATGACCAAAATTCTTTCATGGCTCGGGTCTATTTATATATGTCGAGCCACTCAAGCCATAGACCGAAAGCACGGGATGTAACACCCCCCCCCCCAGAAATATTCGTCCTctaatgttaactcttagagatctATAGAAATTCTAGTAGAGTCTTCTCTATAACGGTACTAGTGCCAACCTGTCATGcagaaaattcaaaaataaaaagcCACATAGGgtcacaatcatcaataacaccaatggcctaaCACGACCAATGAcagtaactaacataagaatctagtatcatatacgtacctaaaggttgtgatgtctcagttcgatcctcctttggaaatggaaacaagtgaggatacctagtcttcatgtcttcttcagcttcccaagtaaTCTCCTCCATATTAATGTTTCTCTAAAGTACTTTAACCGATgctacatccttagttctcaatctcataacttgtctatctagtatagcaatgggagcttcctcatatgataattGCTCCgtaacctgaacatcgtcaactgaatgaatttagagggatctccaatacacttatggagcatagacacatgaaagactggatatacagactccaagttggaaggcaagtctaactcatatgctacttggcctactctgtGTATAATATTATAAGgtccaatataccaagggctaaGCTtttctttcttaccgaatctcataacgcctttcatcggtgatacctttaggaatacccagtcgtctacctgaaactccaagtcttgtCATCGATTATCTGCaaaggacttctgatgactctgagttgctaatagcctttcccgtataagcttaataTTCTCAACTGTCTGTTGTACCAACTTTGGTCCTACTAACTTGGCTTTCCCAACTTCGAACCATTCGATATGTgacctacactttcgtccgtaaagagcttcgtatggagccatctgaatgctagaatGATAGTtattattatacgcgaactcaataagcggaaGATGCTCAttccagctacccctgaagtccatcacataATTCCAtagcatatcctcaagtgtctgaatagtacgctcagcctgaccgTCTACTGGCGTTGTATCCCTAtaatgagctagcacaggatcctcatactggcgttcaattacttcagttactaaagaggatgttgttgtGTCCTGAATAataactctggtatcacctgaaTCTAGTAATCAAACTCCCAGGttggctagctgatgaatctcataggCTATCTTACTTTTCtttggctgtaaatatgataggctacccattgATCTACAGctgagggcatcggctactacattcgccttccccggatggtataaaatatcaacatcatagtcctttagtagctccaactaTCACCTCTGACgtaaaattcaattccttttgcttgaagacatactgaaggctcttattatccgtatagatatcaacatgaatgccatacaaatagtgcctccacatctttagttcATGAATtatcgcggctaactctaaatcgtgggtcgggtaattcttctcgtgctttcttagttgtctagaagcataagctacaaccttaccatgatgtatcagtacacaacccaatccaatgcccgaagcgccacaatagatagcataaccatcggtcccctctgggagtgtcagaaccggtgctgaagtcaatttGTCCTTCAAcgcctggaaactccgctcacaagcatcagtcAACTGAAACTTAGTTACCTTCTGAGTCAGCTTTGTCAAtagtgctgaaagagaagaaaagccctctacaaatctcctgtaataacctaccaaacccaggaagctacgaaccttcGTTGGTGTTGTGGGACTTGGCCacgtcttcactgcctcaatcttctgtgtatcaacCCGAATACCTTCATCTGAAATAAAATGACCAAGGAAAGCTAcaaaattcaaccagaattcacatttataGAATTTTGCGTACAACTTCATTTCTTGTAAAACTCTGAGCACAGTACGTAAATGATTTGCATGCTCAGTCTCTGAATGGGAGTAAacaaaaatatcatctataaatacaatcacgaaatgatctagaaagggtctaaacacacggttcatcaagtctatgaatactgctggggcattggtcaacccgaaCGACATAACTCGTAACTCAAAGTGCcagtatctggtcctgaatgttgtcttcggaatatctttctttttaacccttacctgatggtacccacacctcaagtctatctttgagaaatacctggcaccctgcaactgatcaaataaatcatcaatcttcgggagcgggtacttattcttgttcgtcgccttattcaactgtctataatcaatacacattcgcaaggaaccatctttctttctcacaaataacatAGGTGCTCCCCACAGTGacgtactaggtctgataaagcctttttcaagcaaatccctcagttgttctttcaaaTCTCTTAGCTCTGCAGGTtccattctataaggaggaatagatatcggctgagtatctggtaatatgtcaATAGCAAATTCAATCTCCCGCTCTGGCGGAAGGCCTAGAAgttcatcgggaaactcattaagcACCAGGATAGACtgaagggtcggtgactctgctttcacatcttgtacccgaactaagtgataaatatagctctttctgatcatcttcctttcCTTGATATATGAAATAAATCTACCTTTCGGCGATATATTACCTTTCCACTTCAGAActggctcccctggaaactggaaccgaaccatctttgatctacaatcaacgcaAACATAAGAAGAaaccaaccaatccatacccattataacatcaaattccaccATATCTAACTTGATCAGGTCTGCTACTATAgaacgactatgaactactactatacagtctttatatacccgtctagctatcactggatgcCCAACAGGTATAGACACCTCAAAAGGCtcaatcaactcaggttctatcccaaacttactagcaaccaacagagtgacgtatgataaggtggaacctggatcaatcaatacaTATACATCATAtaaggagactgataatatacctataATAACATCGAGTGATGACTCTtgatcctgtcgacccgctaatgcGTAAAtacggttctgaggaccgctctagctagatgctccacttctaCCTCTGCCACGACCAGCTGGTGCCTTTGATCCTTGCTCGGGGGGGGGGTACTGATGATGATGAACCAGCTACAGATCTCGTTGGCtgaactatacctgcaccacctctcgtctgacaatctctcataacgtggcctggataaccacaagtataacaaacatcCAACCCTACATGGCACTGCCcagcatgctgcttaccacactgagcacatcgtggcaaaggcggcctcatctgactcgactcacccctatactgagaattAGAGGTCCTGGAATTCTGACTAGGACCTAAATatatggaacgatcaaatctcctatcggcaaactgagggggtgcactagccgacagctgggctggatacctcggctgtctctgaccacctcggAACTCATCAGAATGGCCTGAAGATCTCGCTCTCATACTCTAtaccctatcatgctcacgaccggccctctacttctgcttacgctcctctacactctaagcgtatgcctgaatacgagaaatatcaatgCCTAGCTGAAGTGAAACCGACATACAATTATTAAGCAGGtacggctccaaccccatcacgaaccgatgaactcgatcctccatcttagctacaatagtgggagcatacctagtcaaagaatcaaactgaaggttgcactcccgaacactcatattaccatgCCGAAGGGTCGAGAATCTATCAACTctagcccgtctaagctctggtggcaaataatgacgaagaaaagcctctataaactcctgccatactgttggaagggcatcctcacctctggacaactcccaagactcgtaccaattaactgcaacatctcgaagcctataggaagctagctcaactaacTCAGTtgtagtggccttcattaccctcaaagttctctacatcctatcgataaatacctgagggtcctccttaggatctgctccagtgaatacgggagggtccaaattaataaaatcgcgaaccctcgcactgatggccctatctgcatgaccaatacctgcCTCCTGGCGCTGAACATGTGCAGTTattaatcgagtcaatagctgaatagcatctctcatcttCTGAACCGAGGCATCTGGCTGAGGAACTGGAGGTTCTAGGGCGGGCGCTGGAGCTGGGGCCCCTCGGATCTCCTCCGTAGAGGGTAGGGTATGTGAAGTTtgagatggagtctcactatATGACTCTCCCCAAGCCCCGGTAACAAGTGGCGCTCGACTTGTAGTCTCATcatccacggacttgcccttctcggcggctgtagccttcttaggcatcgctaaaaacataacatatcgttaggaaaatgaatctttatatcgcacgatctaagataagaagggagggTAACATtctatatgtcctgtagcctcatGTTTATAAATGCTATGCACAACACACTcgtaaacaagactctactagacacgttgtagacaaccctaggacaaaactactctgataccacttttgtcacgacccaaccgatggcccatgacgagtgcccgagtctacctgtcgaacacccctaagcataggtctaagataaaacatggaataagtgtaggtcatgcataaaaTCTGGCAATAAACTactgaatcatgtgaataacatacgcgagaaaatatgcccaaaagacatatgtacatatatatatgttatacggtagggcgagccgacaatgccccatactatccaactatacatgactatctatagacctctaatagagtataCAATTGTATAAAGGACAGAACTGGGCCCAGTCATActcatatatgtatacaaaagtatcataccaaaacccaatagcagctccggatcaactTGAGCACACCCactctcgctgagcaaggatcctaagaaagGGGACCATcaacctgtctacctgcacctgcggacaTGAAATGCAGGCCTCAAGCAATAGGAgcgtcagtatgaataatgtactgagtatgtaaggcattgAAAGTAGTatgtaaaagacataaaagaaacaaggagtaaatgactcaacctgtgaGTCTGAATAggtttgtgaatcatgaaacttttataatgtcacgacccaaaccgtagggccacgacgggcacccggtgcctaactcaaccgagtaccaacgtaacgtatccttcttatcatattATCATGAGTAAATGAACCGGAAAGtccatcatgagataactagaattaaacataagagaatactcgacatgggCTAAACATGATATAGAATCTTATGCAtgcgacatacgggcctataaggccgacatgatcatttgtatactcaaaacataggccggcaAGGCCATACGAATATTCATATACAtgatatctgtctacaagcctctacgagtacataaatgtcataaagttcgCGATATGGctccaccataccaatcaataaatgtccaaatcatactgaccagataggcaactccggagcaagtggagtgcaccaacaccttctgctgagttgatagcctactaggaggactctcaacctgtctatcgggacctgcgggcatgaaacgcagcatccccaggtaaaagggatgttagtacaaataaagtaccgattatgtaaggcatgacaatagtatataaaagacatgaaagaaacatggagtaaataaCTCAACCTGTAACTccgaatagctctgtgaatcatgaaaaatttataatgtcatgcatgtgtgtataaatgccataccatgcataggtaagtgcgtacataacatcatcaagcctctgagggcatcccatcatatcatctcagccactgtgggcgaaatcatcaatgtataccagctgatcatgtggtggtgcgtatataatgccataacattTTATcacatcccatatacatataatatacgcgtatataatgtcatctggtcatgagtcaatatacatgtataaatgaatacagtgcataatgaaataagtcaataagatctctcagaattTCATGAGACCAATGAACAAACGATATGATAATAggacatggggaatcaagaacataggtaacCTTAGTATttctaggaatagaatcattCGTGAAAGTGGTGTgattgctcgtttcgttgtatcatatggatcatgccaaaaggaaagaagagatagccttaacatacctgtatgatctcttccttattactcaCCCAAGATCAACACAACTTATTGCATATACAACAAATGAAACGATATTGTCGTTAACATATAGTGtcgtaccatcgtatttggctagtcgtatggcttaaggaaaatcgggcagcaactcccctatttttaatacatcccaaagaccactaagggtcatcaacatCCCAACAAAAAATactataaccaacaatagcaacaacaataatataatctaatatgagtttctccgattatcttaacaatcatattgagcggcaagctcatttttactcataacaagatataaattgattccaaatcttattccataaattattttaacaccttcagaacatcatacttatatgtactatattatttctagttcaaaacatccacaaaatgccttccaaaatAGCCCCATACATCTAGCACCTTAAATcttatcgtcaatcacttgtttttcatattttcttcttaaataaacttaattaacacctagaaaagattaacaacagcagccacaacattatcaaattatttcttaCAATTTTCAGCCACCACAAACCATACATTTAGCCATAAAAcagtccaaccaaaaagacaaTCATATctcatgttctttcaagtgctatcttatggtttttcactcaaacaacacaacaaacacaagattaaccttacGCACAATCAATAAGATGTTATAAATACCTTGGACAACAGCTACAACTCAAAACTCTATatcaacttagctcacaatagccctcaatcatACCACAATatcatagaagcattctcttgtagtctttaacatctttgatgatgatttgagttgattccccttgagtttggttcttgggatcttGGGATATGTTAGGGAGGGTTTTGGAGAGCTTTTGGACGCAATTTAGGTGAGAAATAACCTGAAATGAGGCTGAAACATCTTTTAAAAGTCATAGGGCCGGTGGCTATCTCAAGTGGGTTCCAActgagctgcttgcgcagtctcgcaaaaatgcggaTATCTATCTACTCTGACGTCGTATCGATGAAAGGTTTACagcattagaaactagatacATGGAAATTTAATTCAATATAAATATCTCCCTGTAACTAtaaatatattgggagaaaacagCCTCCcaacctggcctataaacctgccagtttctccgaagtgtggcgacgtgacttggcgaccatactttaaaaatccatatttctctaccccgatattgtatgaataaatggtttggacCGATGGAAACTAGGTCCAAAtaacttcatttttgtatgatATATGTCCCAAAATTACATCATAAAACTTacgaatttaatttctcaaaacggctcgttacaaggcaaatcgtagctcgatttttccgcaacttaaatctgatttttcgcaaactttatatttcatatccaaacatcatatatagtaatataatgactttaaactcatttgaatcatgattaacaagtctcgtattcatcttaacttacttaagacttcggtaaacctttcttatccttatagAAGGATTTTGTCCTTTTTGAGCTTatattagataatcctataatgacagtgac
This sequence is a window from Nicotiana tomentosiformis chromosome 5, ASM39032v3, whole genome shotgun sequence. Protein-coding genes within it:
- the LOC138892883 gene encoding uncharacterized protein, with the translated sequence MRARSSGHSDEFRGGQRQPRYPAQLSASAPPQFADRRFDRSIYLGPSQNSRTSNSQYRGESSQMRPPLPRCAQCGKQHAGQCHVGLDVCYTCGYPGHVMRDCQTRGGAGSTLSYVTLLVASKFGIEPELIEPFEVSIPVGHPVIARRVYKDCIVVVHSRSIVADLIKLDMVEFDVIMGMDWLVSSYVCVDCRSKMVRFQFPGEPVLKWKGNISPKGRFISYIKERKMIRKSYIYHLVRVQDVKAESPTLQSILVLNEFPDELLGLPPEREIEFAIDILPDTQPISIPPYRMEPAELRDLKEQLRDLLEKGFIRPTFLGHFISDEGIRVDTQKIEAVKTWPSPTTPTKVRSFLGLVGYYRRFVEGFSSLSALLTKLTQKDTTTSSLVTEVIERQYEDPVLAHYRDTTPVDGQAERTIQTLEDMLWNYVMDFRGSWNEHLPLIEFAYNNNYHSSIQMAPYEALYGRKCRSHIEWFEVGKAKLVGPKLVQQTVENIKLIRERLLATQSHQKSFADNR